A region of Blastocatellia bacterium DNA encodes the following proteins:
- a CDS encoding tetratricopeptide repeat protein — MTLSRSNTYAGALLMAAILLAAAGGVQARTQGRSKTRRAPAQTQAAKNNPAFDQAVKAGDEARQAGRLTEAFDDYVKALKLRPTWAEGWWNIGAILYDGDRYAEARDAFRNFVSLDPKRGAAWGMLGLCEFQTREYDHAVVSLQRGRALGFAGNQEIESVVRYHTALLYIRFEQFEIAYDILSEFITVGNDSPKVVEAFGLTLLRMPFLPLEIPPDKREQVLAAGRAGFFMAARRIDEARAAFDVLLKRYADAPNVHYAYGVFLMNQDADAALKEFRRELEISPAHYPAMVQMAFEFLKRGEYDTSLPLAEKGVQLAPKMYAARNVLGRVLLELGQTERAVKELEEGVRLAPSSPEMHFALARAYTRAGRQADAARERELFKQLQEQYNARRGPRAGGDTDDSQPKAKP; from the coding sequence ATGACCCTCTCACGCTCTAACACCTACGCCGGCGCTTTATTGATGGCGGCGATTCTGCTCGCCGCCGCCGGCGGCGTTCAAGCTCGGACGCAGGGCCGCTCAAAGACACGGCGCGCGCCTGCCCAGACGCAAGCCGCAAAAAACAATCCGGCCTTTGATCAGGCGGTCAAGGCGGGCGACGAGGCGCGCCAGGCCGGTCGCTTGACCGAAGCCTTTGATGATTATGTGAAGGCCCTGAAGCTGCGCCCGACCTGGGCCGAAGGCTGGTGGAATATCGGCGCCATCCTCTACGACGGCGACCGCTATGCCGAGGCGCGCGACGCGTTCCGCAACTTCGTGTCGCTCGACCCCAAGCGCGGCGCGGCATGGGGCATGCTCGGCTTGTGCGAATTTCAAACCCGCGAATACGACCACGCCGTGGTCTCGCTGCAACGCGGTCGCGCCTTAGGATTTGCCGGCAATCAGGAGATCGAGTCAGTCGTCCGCTATCACACGGCGCTGCTCTACATTCGCTTCGAGCAGTTCGAGATCGCTTACGACATTCTCAGCGAATTCATTACCGTCGGCAACGACAGCCCCAAGGTGGTCGAGGCGTTCGGGCTGACGCTGTTGCGCATGCCCTTTCTGCCTTTGGAGATTCCGCCCGACAAGCGCGAGCAGGTGCTGGCTGCCGGGCGCGCAGGATTTTTCATGGCGGCGCGGCGCATTGACGAAGCGCGTGCCGCGTTCGACGTGCTGCTCAAACGTTACGCGGACGCGCCCAACGTCCATTACGCCTATGGCGTCTTTCTGATGAATCAGGATGCCGACGCGGCGCTCAAAGAGTTCCGCCGCGAGCTGGAGATTTCGCCGGCGCACTATCCGGCGATGGTGCAGATGGCCTTCGAGTTCCTCAAGCGTGGCGAATACGACACCAGCCTGCCGCTCGCGGAGAAGGGCGTGCAGTTAGCGCCAAAGATGTACGCGGCGCGCAACGTCCTGGGTCGCGTCCTGCTTGAGCTGGGGCAGACCGAGCGCGCCGTCAAAGAGCTGGAAGAAGGCGTGCGGCTGGCGCCCAGTAGCCCGGAGATGCACTTTGCGCTGGCGCGCGCCTACACGCGCGCCGGTCGGCAGGCCGATGCGGCGCGTGAACGTGAATTGTTTAAGCAGCTTCAGGAACAATATAATGCGCGCCGCGGCCCGCGCGCCGGCGGCGATACGGACGACAGCCAGCCCAAAGCAAAGCCTTGA
- a CDS encoding tetratricopeptide repeat protein — protein MATTKRSRQFVKAMISLVACVWLAQAAPALAQAGPADVDRAFARATELHQAGDIEGAIRGYQAILAAHPDRADVRSNLGAAYSRLGRYEDAIAQYKQALARDTRNQTIRFNLALAYYKAAWFTEAAAELTSFLAAAPRQAPERRNATLLLADCDVRLGQYKPVIELLTPLAEADANDRTVAYLLGSALVGDGQMKRGQELIDRVFHGEDSAEARMLLGSILLLADDGAGAMKELERAIELNPKLPGLHTWYGRALMRLGDPEKAKAIFKVELANNPNDFEANLYIGILLRRDKAFDEALGYLTRAARLRPRDSYARYHLGAVYAATGKPADARLLLEAVAKEYPDFVEAHVLLASVYYRLNRPEDGQRERAIIQKLTAEQQARQPGVQENDRLDPVKPPANAPTKPIEQKERQ, from the coding sequence ATGGCAACCACGAAAAGATCAAGGCAGTTCGTGAAAGCGATGATCTCGCTTGTCGCTTGCGTCTGGCTGGCGCAGGCCGCGCCGGCACTGGCTCAGGCCGGCCCGGCGGATGTTGATCGCGCCTTTGCGCGGGCGACCGAACTGCATCAGGCGGGCGACATCGAAGGAGCGATCCGCGGCTATCAAGCGATCCTGGCGGCGCACCCCGACCGGGCGGATGTGCGCTCGAACCTCGGCGCGGCGTATTCGCGGCTGGGGCGCTACGAAGACGCCATCGCGCAGTATAAGCAAGCCCTGGCGCGCGACACACGCAACCAGACGATTCGTTTCAACCTCGCCCTGGCTTACTATAAGGCCGCGTGGTTTACGGAAGCCGCCGCCGAGCTGACGAGCTTTCTTGCCGCCGCGCCAAGGCAAGCGCCTGAACGGCGCAACGCGACCTTGTTGCTGGCCGATTGCGATGTGCGCCTCGGCCAGTACAAGCCGGTCATCGAGCTGTTGACGCCGCTGGCGGAGGCCGACGCCAACGACCGCACGGTGGCTTACCTGTTGGGCAGCGCCCTGGTCGGCGACGGCCAGATGAAGCGCGGCCAGGAGTTGATTGATCGAGTCTTTCACGGCGAAGATTCGGCGGAAGCGCGAATGTTGCTGGGCTCGATTCTGCTGCTCGCCGATGATGGGGCGGGCGCCATGAAAGAGCTTGAGCGCGCCATCGAATTGAACCCCAAGCTGCCCGGCCTGCACACCTGGTACGGGCGGGCGCTGATGCGCCTGGGCGATCCCGAAAAGGCCAAAGCGATTTTCAAAGTCGAGCTGGCGAATAACCCGAATGACTTTGAAGCGAACCTCTACATCGGCATTCTGCTGCGCCGCGACAAGGCGTTTGATGAGGCGCTCGGTTACCTGACGCGCGCCGCCCGCTTGCGCCCGCGCGATTCCTACGCCCGCTATCACCTGGGCGCAGTCTACGCGGCGACCGGCAAGCCCGCCGATGCCCGGCTGCTGCTCGAAGCGGTCGCCAAAGAGTATCCCGATTTTGTCGAAGCGCACGTGTTGCTGGCCTCGGTTTACTATCGGCTCAACCGACCCGAAGACGGCCAGCGCGAGCGCGCCATCATTCAGAAGCTGACCGCCGAGCAGCAGGCCAGGCAGCCGGGCGTGCAGGAGAATGACCGGCTCGACCCGGTCAAGCCGCCGGCCAACGCACCGACCAAGCCCATCGAGCAGAAAGAGAGACAATAG
- a CDS encoding VWA domain-containing protein → MKIYVSLLLLIIVSLSNSLSVIAQTPQQPSQDDQVVRVRTTEVALDVVVKDKKGRPVKDLTAGDFEVYEDGVRQRVESFRFVVREAPVTKGNTPERKADKPVPQPVLGGASTPGVIALVFDRLSPEARSLARKAGMAYVQEAMAAGDYTGVFGIDQSLRTLQSFTDNPELIKQAVERATGAATSTYVSGSAKVRENSDRVTGLDQTQTSSIAAAAEAGAAHDGAAASAAGAAAGQAAAQAKLLEMENDILQQYETLERDQQGFATINSLLAVINPMQNLPGRKTLILFSEGLSLPPSVLTKFPAVISAANRANVTIYAIDAAGLRTESSAGEAAREINSIVNGRMRQQGRGVDTASGPYMKALERNEDLLRLDPRSGLGQLADQTGGFLIHDTNDLAAGLRRIDDDMRGYYLVTYIPKNDDYNGRFRHINVKLSRSNLDVQTRKGYYAVESVGNLPVLDYEAPALAAARNARGAADPSSFHAAALSFPAGNRPGLALVLAEAPISAFTFAPSADKKTYNSDFSVVALVKDSAGQVVQKMSQHYPLNGPLDQLDAARKGDLLFYREAQLAPGSYTVELIAYDAMTSKASVRASRLEIAALDESKPRLSSVAVLKRAERLTADEQKKDQPLHFGELVVYPNLGEPLPKSATKQMAFFFTAWPAKGSTAPLQLTMEILQNNRSLGQTSAQLPAADEHGQIKYASALPLDKFQPGNYELKVTVSDGKNRVSSSAPFKIAP, encoded by the coding sequence ATGAAGATTTATGTTAGCCTCCTTCTGCTGATTATCGTCAGCCTTTCTAATTCTCTTTCGGTCATTGCGCAGACGCCGCAGCAGCCGTCACAAGACGATCAGGTCGTCCGCGTCCGAACTACCGAAGTCGCGCTCGACGTCGTCGTTAAAGATAAGAAGGGCCGCCCGGTCAAAGACCTGACGGCTGGCGACTTTGAAGTTTATGAAGACGGCGTTCGCCAGCGCGTCGAATCGTTCCGCTTCGTGGTGCGCGAAGCGCCCGTCACGAAGGGCAACACCCCGGAGCGCAAAGCAGACAAGCCGGTGCCGCAGCCAGTCCTCGGCGGCGCTTCGACGCCCGGCGTGATCGCCCTGGTCTTTGACCGCCTCTCGCCCGAAGCGCGCTCGCTGGCGCGCAAGGCCGGGATGGCTTACGTGCAGGAGGCGATGGCCGCCGGCGATTACACAGGCGTCTTCGGCATCGATCAATCGCTACGCACCCTGCAATCGTTCACCGACAATCCGGAACTGATCAAACAGGCGGTCGAGCGCGCCACCGGCGCGGCCACGTCCACTTATGTCTCGGGCAGCGCCAAAGTTCGGGAAAATTCCGACCGGGTCACTGGCCTCGATCAGACGCAAACCTCGTCAATCGCCGCAGCAGCCGAGGCGGGCGCAGCCCATGATGGGGCAGCCGCAAGCGCGGCGGGCGCGGCTGCCGGACAGGCCGCCGCCCAGGCGAAGCTCCTTGAGATGGAGAACGACATCCTCCAACAGTACGAAACTCTCGAACGCGACCAGCAGGGGTTTGCGACCATCAACAGCTTGCTTGCGGTCATCAACCCGATGCAGAACCTGCCGGGGCGCAAGACGCTGATCCTCTTCTCGGAGGGCCTGTCGCTGCCGCCGTCCGTGCTGACGAAATTCCCCGCCGTCATCAGCGCCGCCAACCGCGCCAACGTCACCATCTACGCCATCGATGCGGCCGGGCTGCGCACAGAGAGCAGCGCCGGCGAAGCCGCACGCGAAATCAACTCGATTGTCAATGGGCGTATGCGGCAGCAGGGCCGCGGTGTAGACACCGCCTCGGGGCCTTACATGAAAGCGCTGGAGCGCAACGAAGATTTGCTGCGGCTCGACCCGCGCAGCGGCCTCGGCCAGTTGGCCGACCAGACCGGCGGCTTCCTGATTCATGACACCAACGATCTGGCCGCGGGGCTGCGCCGCATTGATGATGATATGCGCGGCTATTACCTGGTCACCTATATTCCGAAGAACGACGACTACAATGGTCGCTTCCGGCACATCAATGTGAAGCTGAGCCGCTCGAACCTCGACGTGCAGACGCGCAAGGGCTATTACGCGGTCGAATCGGTCGGCAACCTGCCGGTGCTCGATTACGAAGCGCCGGCGCTGGCGGCGGCGCGCAATGCGCGCGGCGCGGCTGACCCGTCTTCGTTCCACGCGGCGGCCTTGAGCTTCCCGGCCGGCAATCGTCCGGGCCTGGCGCTGGTGCTCGCCGAGGCGCCGATCTCTGCCTTCACCTTCGCGCCGAGCGCCGACAAGAAGACTTACAACAGCGATTTTTCAGTCGTCGCCCTGGTCAAAGACTCAGCCGGCCAGGTGGTTCAGAAAATGAGCCAGCATTATCCGCTCAACGGCCCGCTCGATCAGCTCGACGCGGCCCGAAAAGGCGACCTGCTCTTCTATCGCGAAGCGCAGCTTGCGCCCGGCAGTTACACGGTGGAATTGATCGCTTATGACGCGATGACCAGCAAGGCAAGCGTGCGCGCGAGCCGCCTGGAGATTGCCGCGCTTGATGAAAGCAAGCCGCGGCTGAGCAGCGTCGCGGTGCTGAAGCGCGCCGAGCGGCTGACCGCCGACGAGCAGAAGAAAGATCAGCCGTTGCACTTCGGCGAGCTGGTGGTCTATCCCAATCTCGGCGAGCCGCTGCCCAAGTCTGCGACCAAGCAGATGGCCTTCTTCTTTACCGCCTGGCCGGCCAAAGGCTCGACCGCCCCGCTACAGCTCACGATGGAGATATTGCAGAACAATCGGTCGTTGGGACAGACCTCGGCGCAACTGCCGGCAGCCGATGAGCATGGACAGATCAAGTACGCGAGCGCTTTGCCGCTCGATAAATTCCAGCCCGGCAATTATGAGTTGAAGGTGACGGTCAGCGACGGCAAGAACCGCGTCAGCAGTTCGGCCCCGTTTAAGATTGCGCCCTGA
- a CDS encoding tetratricopeptide repeat protein, with the protein MRVRPIHACMGLTLWWALAAAAASAQDIETKYRSADTNNAVIEGRVTLPSGFSADRNVKITFKNSLSVLSVLYTNKHGEFQIGNLSEGIYYVQAEVDDRSFEPVTEKVVLGRGVVWELRLELREKMATTTMSIGTRVVSAAELRQPVPAAAKKEYEAGLKLVSKGDIQQAAAHFQEAVKLYPDYLAARNDLGAQYLKLKRVDEAEQLFLMVFEHDPKNFNAKFNLGLVRVERRDYLGAIAQLNQAIAIDSGRPVARLWLGIAMLERGDPASAERELVKALVMGGAECVAAHYHLARIYSDRGDGAEATRAVRIYLKEAPNGEYVKEARLLEKRLGGEAKR; encoded by the coding sequence ATGAGAGTGAGACCGATTCACGCTTGCATGGGATTGACCTTGTGGTGGGCGCTGGCGGCGGCGGCGGCGAGCGCGCAGGACATCGAAACCAAGTACCGCTCGGCGGACACCAATAACGCCGTCATCGAAGGCCGCGTTACCCTGCCTTCCGGGTTTTCGGCTGATCGCAACGTCAAGATCACCTTCAAAAACTCGTTGAGCGTGTTGTCTGTCCTCTACACCAATAAGCATGGCGAGTTTCAGATCGGCAACCTCAGCGAAGGCATTTACTACGTGCAGGCCGAAGTGGATGACCGCAGCTTTGAGCCGGTCACCGAAAAGGTGGTGCTGGGGCGCGGCGTGGTCTGGGAGCTAAGGTTGGAGTTGCGCGAAAAGATGGCGACGACGACGATGAGCATCGGCACTCGCGTCGTCTCGGCCGCCGAGCTGCGCCAGCCGGTGCCGGCAGCCGCGAAAAAGGAGTACGAGGCGGGCTTGAAGCTGGTCAGCAAAGGCGACATCCAGCAGGCCGCCGCGCACTTCCAGGAAGCGGTCAAGCTCTATCCTGATTACCTCGCGGCGCGCAATGACCTCGGCGCACAGTACCTCAAGCTGAAGCGGGTGGATGAGGCAGAGCAGCTATTTCTGATGGTGTTTGAGCATGACCCGAAGAACTTCAACGCCAAATTTAACCTCGGGCTGGTGCGCGTCGAGCGCCGCGATTATCTGGGCGCCATCGCGCAGTTGAATCAGGCGATTGCCATCGATAGCGGGCGACCGGTGGCGCGGTTATGGCTGGGCATCGCGATGCTGGAGCGCGGCGATCCGGCGAGCGCCGAGCGCGAGCTGGTCAAGGCGCTGGTCATGGGCGGCGCTGAATGTGTGGCGGCGCACTACCACCTGGCGCGCATCTACTCCGACCGCGGCGACGGTGCCGAAGCAACGCGCGCCGTCCGCATTTATCTTAAAGAAGCGCCGAACGGCGAGTATGTGAAAGAAGCTCGGCTGCTTGAAAAGCGCCTCGGCGGCGAAGCGAAGCGCTAA
- a CDS encoding carboxypeptidase regulatory-like domain-containing protein has product MKLEHKRRLVSSTLRFFAVVFCLTFLVSVQSAFAQSSGSATLRGTVKDPSGAVVSGATVIVTSERTKDERKTITNDEGGYVFSALSPDTYTVKVEAQGFKTTEKTGIAVETSTTRGLDVVMEIGQASETVTVNAVADQVQTETGAKENTITAKQIDNLSIISRSSLELLRILPGVVAPDNTSLESISFGGGANANSQYHVNGLRGEQNTVTIDGSRMMDIGSNNGTIITANPDMVQEVKVQTSNYAAEHGTSAVQISATTKGGGHDFHGSIYDYLRDYHFQANDRSNSINGIKRPLSKYNYPGGNIGGPVIIPGTKFNKGRDKLFFFVGYEYYYQRVDEGSSLSVVPTLKQRQGDFSELLSGPGSNLNQGRTVNVPFGCTVNGVGAGNPAPNNNIAPCADPLGKALLNLYPAPNFTDPNNRYNYVYSVLRPNDRNQFTSRFDFNVSDRTKLYVRLAREYEEQGFPRGLWWDSSNYEIPGKLTGKNLGRSVVVNLTNIISPTMTNEVLFSASKLKLNYDFADPDKVTYAGLGLQPVGFFPGSNPYVPIGVIDAWGGGIGGNLFSAYGYPILAWNDSFAVTDNLTKVLSTHTMKFGMFIEQANKKQQSNHDTDITVAQWGQSNATGNNYGDLFVGRPIEFTQGTDRPEDHFRYYNYEFYGQDSFKVRPNFTLEYGLRLAYLPQNFERNGLGVLFDPTAYDHSQGIFINGDRSRPNGFKLAARDEIPKGVLPNNGIQWMPRLNFAWDIGGKGDWVIRAGAGIFYNRVQGNYDYYSSGQMPNTYSATVDTPWASSTGLTFSDLRNVDPFAAIANVNVSSRDINSNNIPRVANMSLTIEKRLWANNIFTVAYVGTQGRHLPQQRNINIVPLGALSSGTVNGVDLSNPVNRAGLDGSVIKQFRPFPAYGTVGVFQFTGTSTYHSLQATLSHQSGKNLQYFATYTFSKALGTVAVNESDGAAWADPIDTRGRSWGVLPFDRTHIFNLSYNYIFPKLARGALDHAIVRGFLDGWQMSGITTFQSGTPIRLRFTGDIASTGNAIAWYGSDAFNGSGAGASVGAVAPIYTGNPQTGGSGLGQKLFDINKLQIPAFANSGPAQPPFYMRTPSRSNFDVSFFKNFEFSESKKLQFRAGFFNLFNQAYPTQIATTGGLGASDIYLTLNTTCNVRVTVPNGAGGTSNPCDPTKGFTYTQETQDNFGKIVNKHGRRIVEFALKYYF; this is encoded by the coding sequence ATGAAGCTAGAGCATAAGCGAAGGCTCGTCAGTTCAACGCTCCGCTTCTTCGCTGTGGTTTTCTGTCTGACATTCCTCGTCAGCGTACAATCCGCATTCGCTCAATCTTCCGGCAGCGCGACATTGCGCGGCACGGTCAAAGACCCGTCGGGCGCAGTCGTTTCCGGCGCGACGGTGATTGTGACCAGTGAGCGAACCAAGGACGAACGCAAGACAATTACCAACGATGAAGGGGGATATGTTTTCTCCGCATTATCCCCTGATACTTACACCGTCAAGGTGGAAGCTCAGGGCTTTAAGACCACTGAAAAGACCGGCATCGCCGTCGAGACCAGCACCACGCGCGGCCTCGACGTCGTCATGGAGATCGGGCAAGCGTCCGAGACCGTGACGGTCAACGCGGTGGCCGATCAGGTACAAACCGAAACCGGCGCCAAAGAGAACACGATTACCGCCAAGCAGATCGATAACCTGTCGATCATCAGCCGCAGCTCGCTTGAGCTGTTGCGCATCCTGCCTGGCGTCGTGGCTCCGGACAACACCTCGCTCGAAAGCATTTCGTTCGGCGGCGGCGCCAACGCCAACAGCCAGTATCACGTCAACGGCTTGCGTGGCGAGCAGAACACCGTGACGATTGACGGCTCGCGCATGATGGACATTGGCTCGAACAATGGCACCATCATCACCGCCAATCCCGACATGGTGCAGGAAGTCAAAGTTCAGACCAGCAACTACGCGGCTGAACACGGGACCAGCGCCGTGCAGATCAGCGCCACCACCAAAGGCGGCGGCCACGACTTCCACGGCTCGATCTACGACTACCTGCGCGATTATCACTTCCAGGCCAATGATCGCTCCAACAGCATCAACGGCATTAAGCGCCCGTTGAGCAAGTACAACTATCCGGGCGGCAACATCGGCGGGCCGGTAATTATTCCGGGCACCAAATTCAACAAGGGTCGCGACAAGCTGTTCTTCTTCGTCGGCTATGAGTACTACTACCAGCGGGTAGACGAAGGCTCGTCGCTGTCGGTCGTGCCGACCCTCAAACAGCGGCAGGGCGATTTCAGCGAGCTGCTGAGCGGGCCGGGGTCGAACCTCAACCAGGGCCGCACGGTCAACGTGCCGTTCGGCTGCACGGTCAATGGCGTCGGCGCTGGCAATCCGGCACCGAACAACAACATCGCGCCGTGCGCCGACCCGCTCGGCAAAGCGCTGTTGAACCTCTACCCGGCGCCGAATTTTACCGATCCCAACAATCGCTACAATTACGTCTACAGCGTGCTGAGGCCGAACGATAGAAATCAGTTCACCTCGCGCTTTGACTTCAACGTCAGTGACAGGACCAAGCTCTATGTGCGCCTGGCGCGCGAGTACGAAGAGCAGGGCTTCCCGCGCGGCCTGTGGTGGGATTCATCGAACTATGAAATCCCCGGCAAGCTCACGGGCAAGAACCTCGGGCGCTCGGTCGTCGTCAACCTGACCAACATCATCAGCCCGACGATGACCAACGAAGTCTTGTTCAGCGCCAGCAAGCTGAAGCTCAACTACGACTTCGCCGATCCGGACAAAGTCACCTATGCCGGCCTGGGGCTGCAACCGGTGGGCTTCTTTCCCGGCTCGAATCCTTACGTGCCCATCGGCGTCATTGACGCCTGGGGCGGCGGCATCGGCGGCAACCTGTTCAGTGCTTACGGCTATCCGATCCTTGCGTGGAACGATAGCTTCGCAGTCACCGATAACCTGACCAAGGTCTTAAGCACGCACACCATGAAGTTCGGCATGTTCATCGAACAGGCGAACAAGAAGCAGCAGTCGAACCACGACACAGACATCACCGTCGCCCAGTGGGGCCAGTCGAACGCCACCGGGAACAACTACGGCGACCTGTTTGTCGGACGCCCGATTGAGTTCACGCAGGGCACCGACCGCCCTGAAGACCACTTCCGTTACTACAACTACGAGTTCTACGGACAGGATAGCTTTAAGGTCCGCCCGAACTTCACCTTGGAGTACGGTCTGCGCCTGGCTTACCTGCCGCAGAACTTCGAGCGCAACGGCCTCGGCGTGCTGTTTGACCCGACCGCCTACGACCACAGCCAGGGCATCTTCATTAACGGCGACCGCTCCCGTCCGAACGGGTTTAAGCTGGCCGCGCGCGACGAGATTCCCAAGGGCGTCCTGCCCAATAACGGCATTCAATGGATGCCGCGCCTGAACTTCGCATGGGACATCGGCGGCAAGGGTGACTGGGTCATCCGCGCCGGCGCCGGTATTTTCTATAACCGCGTGCAGGGCAACTATGACTACTACTCCAGCGGTCAGATGCCCAACACCTACAGCGCCACGGTTGACACGCCGTGGGCCTCGTCGACCGGTCTCACCTTCAGCGACCTGAGGAATGTGGATCCGTTCGCCGCCATTGCCAACGTCAACGTGTCGTCTCGCGACATCAACTCGAACAACATCCCGCGCGTCGCCAACATGAGCTTGACCATCGAGAAGCGGTTGTGGGCAAACAACATCTTCACGGTGGCGTATGTCGGCACGCAGGGCCGCCACCTGCCGCAGCAGCGCAACATCAACATCGTCCCGCTGGGGGCGCTCTCAAGCGGCACGGTCAATGGTGTGGACTTGTCCAACCCGGTCAACCGCGCCGGCCTTGATGGTTCGGTGATCAAGCAGTTCCGGCCATTCCCAGCATACGGCACGGTCGGTGTTTTTCAGTTCACAGGGACCTCGACCTATCACTCGTTGCAGGCGACCTTGAGCCACCAATCGGGCAAGAACCTGCAATACTTTGCCACCTACACCTTCAGCAAAGCGCTGGGCACGGTGGCCGTTAACGAGAGCGACGGCGCTGCGTGGGCCGACCCCATCGACACGCGCGGCAGAAGCTGGGGCGTCTTGCCGTTTGACCGGACCCACATCTTCAACCTGTCGTACAACTACATCTTCCCGAAACTGGCGCGCGGCGCGCTCGATCATGCCATCGTCCGAGGCTTCCTCGACGGCTGGCAGATGTCGGGCATCACGACGTTCCAGAGCGGCACGCCAATCCGTCTGAGATTCACCGGCGACATCGCCTCGACCGGCAACGCCATCGCCTGGTATGGCTCCGACGCCTTCAACGGCTCGGGGGCGGGCGCGAGCGTTGGCGCCGTGGCGCCGATCTACACGGGCAATCCGCAGACGGGCGGTTCGGGTCTGGGCCAGAAGCTCTTCGACATCAACAAGCTTCAGATCCCGGCCTTCGCCAACAGCGGGCCGGCGCAGCCGCCGTTCTACATGAGGACGCCGAGCCGGAGCAACTTCGACGTTTCGTTCTTCAAGAATTTCGAGTTCAGCGAATCGAAGAAGCTTCAGTTCCGCGCCGGGTTCTTTAACCTCTTCAACCAGGCCTACCCGACGCAGATTGCGACGACAGGCGGTCTGGGCGCGAGCGACATTTACCTGACGCTCAACACCACCTGCAACGTGCGCGTCACTGTGCCGAACGGCGCTGGCGGAACGTCGAACCCCTGCGATCCGACAAAGGGGTTCACCTATACGCAAGAGACGCAGGATAACTTCGGCAAGATCGTTAACAAGCACGGTCGCCGGATCGTCGAATTTGCTTTGAAGTATTACTTCTAA